The Streptomyces sp. CC0208 genome window below encodes:
- a CDS encoding DegT/DnrJ/EryC1/StrS family aminotransferase, which translates to MPYGSRLAATMTRRLGRECVYTPSARLALYLALRRWCRPGARVLMSPVNDDVILFVVLAAGLRPVMAPVSVWDGNIDPAAVPESTWRDVDAVLTTNLYGVPDQVLELRRRCAQLGIPLFEDAAHAIGSHVDGQPVGTFGKAAAFSLSKHVAGMAGGFLAVEDARTRRELELLRDDLLVPGRLREDLTTTLRPLARSAVRSLHLVRPVWRTMERLGLMERDAFRMALHAPRLAASAREAPSLTAYERWVRVDLHGYRSRHGALVRGQLALRMARLDEDLARRRAGVALLATTPWASPALRDRTAHDGPLPLFRVPLLVHDRDALVRRLVRHDVVCGYLYDPPLDDYAGAEFVEPSPDPAPARWFAAHTLPADPLLARRIVAAFTKERVADAHPALLRPVPDATSPRLLGQ; encoded by the coding sequence ATGCCGTACGGCTCGCGGCTGGCCGCGACGATGACCCGGCGACTGGGACGCGAATGCGTCTACACGCCCTCGGCCCGGCTGGCCCTGTACCTGGCGCTCCGGCGCTGGTGCCGGCCGGGCGCACGGGTGCTGATGTCACCGGTGAACGACGACGTGATCCTGTTCGTGGTCCTCGCGGCCGGACTGCGCCCCGTCATGGCGCCCGTGTCCGTGTGGGACGGCAACATCGACCCGGCCGCCGTGCCGGAGTCGACCTGGCGCGACGTGGACGCGGTCCTGACCACCAACCTGTACGGCGTGCCCGACCAAGTGCTCGAACTACGCCGCCGCTGCGCGCAGCTGGGGATCCCGTTGTTCGAGGACGCGGCACACGCGATCGGCAGCCATGTCGACGGGCAGCCGGTCGGGACCTTCGGCAAGGCGGCGGCGTTCAGCCTGTCCAAGCACGTGGCGGGAATGGCGGGCGGCTTCCTCGCCGTCGAGGACGCCCGCACGCGCCGCGAGCTGGAGCTGCTGCGGGACGACCTGCTGGTCCCCGGGCGGCTGCGGGAGGACCTGACCACCACCCTGCGCCCACTGGCCCGGTCCGCCGTCCGGTCGCTCCATCTGGTGCGCCCGGTGTGGCGGACCATGGAACGCCTCGGGCTGATGGAGCGCGACGCGTTCCGGATGGCCCTGCACGCACCGCGCCTGGCCGCCTCCGCCCGGGAGGCCCCGAGCCTGACCGCCTACGAGCGGTGGGTCCGGGTCGATCTGCACGGCTACCGTTCCCGGCACGGTGCGCTGGTCCGCGGCCAGTTGGCGCTGCGGATGGCCCGGCTCGACGAGGACCTGGCCCGGCGCAGGGCAGGGGTCGCCCTGCTGGCGACCACCCCGTGGGCCTCGCCGGCGCTGCGCGACCGCACGGCGCACGACGGCCCCCTCCCGCTGTTCCGGGTGCCGCTCCTGGTCCACGACCGCGACGCCCTCGTCCGGCGGCTGGTGCGGCACGACGTGGTCTGCGGCTACCTCTACGACCCGCCGCTGGACGACTACGCGGGTGCGGAGTTCGTCGAGCCCTCCCCCGATCCGGCGCCCGCGCGCTGGTTCGCCGCGCACACGCTCCCGGCCGATCCCCTGCTGGCCCGCAGGATCGTGGCCGCGTTCACGAAGGAGCGGGTGGCCGACGCGCACCCCGCGCTGCTGCGTCCGGTACCGGACGCCACATCGCCCCGGCTGCTGGGGCAGTGA
- a CDS encoding glyceraldehyde-3-phosphate dehydrogenase, whose translation MTVKDDSFTDWKNREEIAESMIPMIGRLHRERDVTVLLHSRSLVNKSVVSILKTHRFARQIAGEELSVTDTLPFVQALTALDLGPSQIDIGRLAEIYKTDDRGLSVAEFTAEAVAGATGGNKIDRREPRDVVLYGFGRIGRLVARLLIEKAGSGNGLRLRAIVVRGGGEQDIVKRASLLRRDSIHGQFQGTITVDEAESAIVANGNTIKVIYANDPSEVDYTAYGIKNAILIDNTGKWRDREGLSQHLRPGIDKVVLTAPGKGDVPNIVHGVNHDTIKPDEQILSCASCTTNAIVPPLKAMADEYGVLRGHVETVHSFTNDQNLLDNYHKADRRGRSAPLNMVITETGAASAVAKALPDLKAPITGSSIRVPVPDVSIAILSLRLGRETTREEVLDHLRDVSLTSPLKRQIDFTTAPDAVSSDFIGSRHSSIVDAGATKVDGDNAILYLWYDNEFGYSCQVVRVVQHVTGVEYPTYPAPAV comes from the coding sequence GTGACTGTCAAGGACGACTCGTTCACCGACTGGAAGAACCGCGAGGAGATCGCGGAATCGATGATCCCGATGATCGGGAGGCTGCACCGGGAGCGTGATGTAACGGTTCTTCTCCACAGCCGTTCCCTGGTGAACAAGTCGGTGGTCAGCATCCTCAAGACCCATCGGTTCGCCCGGCAGATCGCCGGCGAGGAGCTCTCCGTCACCGACACCCTGCCCTTCGTACAGGCCCTGACCGCGCTGGACCTCGGCCCCTCGCAGATCGACATCGGCCGGCTGGCCGAGATCTACAAGACCGACGACCGCGGTCTGTCGGTGGCCGAGTTCACCGCGGAGGCCGTGGCCGGCGCGACGGGCGGCAACAAGATCGACCGCCGTGAGCCGCGGGACGTGGTCCTCTACGGCTTCGGCCGCATCGGCCGCCTGGTCGCCCGGCTGCTGATCGAGAAGGCGGGCTCCGGCAACGGGCTGCGGCTGCGCGCGATCGTGGTCCGCGGGGGCGGCGAGCAGGACATCGTGAAGCGGGCCTCGCTGCTGCGCCGGGACTCCATCCACGGCCAGTTCCAGGGCACGATCACCGTCGACGAGGCCGAGAGCGCGATCGTCGCCAACGGCAACACCATCAAGGTGATCTACGCGAACGACCCCTCCGAGGTCGACTACACGGCGTACGGCATCAAGAACGCCATCCTCATCGACAACACCGGCAAGTGGCGCGACCGCGAGGGCCTCTCGCAGCACCTGCGCCCGGGCATCGACAAGGTCGTGCTGACCGCGCCGGGCAAGGGCGACGTCCCCAACATCGTGCACGGCGTCAACCACGACACCATCAAGCCGGACGAGCAGATCCTGTCCTGCGCGTCCTGCACCACGAACGCGATCGTGCCGCCGCTGAAGGCGATGGCCGACGAGTACGGCGTGCTGCGCGGCCACGTGGAGACGGTCCACTCGTTCACCAACGACCAGAACCTGCTGGACAACTACCACAAGGCCGACCGCCGGGGCCGCTCCGCGCCGCTCAACATGGTGATCACGGAGACGGGCGCCGCCTCAGCCGTCGCCAAGGCGCTGCCCGACCTCAAGGCCCCCATCACCGGCAGCTCGATCCGGGTGCCGGTGCCGGACGTCTCCATCGCGATCCTGAGCCTGCGCCTGGGCCGCGAGACCACCCGCGAGGAGGTCCTCGACCACCTGCGGGACGTCTCGCTGACCTCCCCGCTCAAGCGCCAGATCGACTTCACCACAGCCCCCGACGCGGTCTCCAGCGACTTCATCGGCTCGCGCCACTCCTCGATCGTCGACGCCGGCGCCACCAAGGTCGACGGCGACAACGCGATCCTCTACCTCTGGTACGACAACGAGTTCGGCTACTCCTGCCAGGTGGTCCGGGTCGTGCAGCACGTGACCGGCGTGGAGTACCCGACGTATCCGGCGCCCGCGGTCTGA